A window from Theobroma cacao cultivar B97-61/B2 chromosome 3, Criollo_cocoa_genome_V2, whole genome shotgun sequence encodes these proteins:
- the LOC18606859 gene encoding plastidal glycolate/glycerate translocator 1, chloroplastic, with protein MAAPLVATPTNLSLSPTHHHHSKSPSLTCLTFKPNLHRIRRNLTHVAFNGNPQAYKHEHNHSGPPHKSLVSVRVLGPNSSFLQMDPQETSSSRTVSVKSSASDGSNISTSTISQKVFGVLHLVVSLGIVLAMDKFLKKAFVAAAIKFPSALFGMFCIFSVLVMLDTAIPAAATSLMNFFEPALMFVQRWLPLFYVPALVVLPLSVRDIPASSGLKICFIIAGGWLASLCVAGFTAIAVRKIVKTEMTDAEPMAKPSPFSPLEFWTWSGIFLVSFVSAIFYPTALGTSARTCLPFLLASTVLGYMVGSGLPSGVKKVFHPIICCALSADLAALAFGYISRLGVDAVLGCYLTKVSSNPGAGDILMGFLGSVILSFAFSMFKQRKLIKRHAAEIFISIIISSLFSLYSTALVGRLVGLEPSLTVSILPRCITVALALTIVSFFEGANSSLTAAAVVVTGLIGANFVQAMLDKLRFRDPIARGIATASSAHGLGTAALSAKEPEALPFCAIAYGLTGIFGSLFCSVPAIRQSLLAVIG; from the exons ATGGCAGCTCCTTTGGTGGCTACACCCACAAATTTGTCGCTGTCTCCTACTCACCACCATCATTCCAAATCCCCTTCCTTAACTTGTCTCACTTTTAAGCCAAACCTCCACAGGATCCGTAGAAATTTAACGCACGTTGCTTTCAATGGAAACCCACAGGCATATAAACATGAGCATAATCATTCCGGTCCTCCCCATAAATCGTTGGTATCCGTTAGAGTTCTTGGACCCAACTCCAGCTTCTTGCAAATGGATCCTCAAGAAACTAGCTCTAGCAGAACAGTTTCTGTCAAATCCTCTGCTTCAGACGGTAGTAACATTTCCACCTCCACTATCTCTCAGAAA gTGTTTGGGGTATTGCACTTGGTTGTTTCGCTTGGGATAGTTCTGGCAATGGATAAATTCTTGAAGAAAGCTTTTGTGGCTGCTGCTATAAAGTTTCCCAGTGCACTATTTGGAATGTTTTGTATATTTTCTGTTTTGGTGATGCTTGATACTGCTATCCCTGCTGCTGCTACAAGCTTGATGAACTTTTTTGAGCCAGCCCTCATGTTCGTACAAAGATGGCTTCCATTGTTTTATGTTCCGGCTTTGGTGGTTCTGCCACTTTCCGTTAGAGATATTCCTGCTTCTTCAGGCCTCAAGATATGCTTCATCATAG CTGGAGGCTGGTTAGCTTCACTTTGTGTTGCGGGTTTTACAGCTATTGCTGTGAGAAAAATTGTGAAGACAGAAATGACAGATGCTGAGCCTATGGCAAAACCTTCTCCTTTTTCTCCCTTAGAATTTTGGACATGGAGTGGTATCTTTCTTGTATCATTTGTTAGTGCAATATTTTATCCTACAGCATTGGGGACAAGTGCCCGCACATGCCTCCCCTTCCTACTTGCCTCCACCGTGCTAGGCTACATGGTTGGTTCTGG GTTGCCGTCTGGtgtgaaaaaagtttttcatcCAATTATTTGCTGTGCACTGTCTGCAGATCTGGCAGCATTGGCCTTTGGGTACATATCTCGGTTGGGAGTTGATGCAGTTTTAG GATGTTACCTTACAAAAGTGTCATCCAATCCTGGAGCCGGTGATATTCTCATGGGGTTTTTGGGCTCTGTTATTCTTTCGTTTGCTTTCTCAATGTTCAAACAGAGAAAG CTTATTAAGAGACATGCAGCTGAGATATTCATATCTATCATCATCTCgagtttgttttctttgtattCAACTGCTCTTGTCGGACGTCTTGTTGGGTTAGAACCAAGTCTGACTGTTTCAATTCTACCGAGATGTATAACAGTGGCATTAGCCCTCACCATTGTTTCCTTTTTCGAAG GTGCAAATTCATCTCTCACAGCAGCTGCAGTTGTAGTGACCGGTCTCATTGGTGCAAACTTTGTGCAAGCAATGCTCGACAAATTACGTTTCCGTGACCCTATTGCTCGAGGAATAGCGACTGCATCTAG TGCCCATGGATTGGGAACAG
- the LOC18606860 gene encoding 4-coumarate--CoA ligase-like 6 yields MATSLNSHFSFQPSESKTTRFPDWYSPETGIYSSKHSSISLPTDHFLDIVSFIFSHQHDGVTALIDSSSGYSISYAKLLPLIQSMASGLHHLGVSQGDVVLLLLPNSVHFPIIFLSVLYLGAIVTTMNPLTSMLEIKKQIADSSVRFAFTLLDKVDKLKNLGVHAIGVPENLNLDSEKTDFLLFHKLIGGQFDKAPRPVIRQQDTAAIMYSSGTTGVSKGVVLTHGNFIAMVELFVRFEALQYEYSSSKNVYLAVLPMFHIYGLSLFVVGLLSLGTSIVVMRRFNATEMVKVIDKYGVTHFPVVPPILTTLAMRAKGVCENSLKSLKQVSCGAAPLSGKAIEDFVQALPHVDFIQGYGMTESTAVGNRGFNNEKHHKYSSVGLLAPNMQAKVVDWNSGSSLPPGSHGELWLRGPGIMQGYLNNVEATRMTIDKDGWLRTGDIVCFDEDGYMYVSDRLKEIIKYKGYQIAPADLEAILISHPEILDAAVIPAIDEEAGEIPVAFVVRRQGSTLTQGAVMDFVAKQVAPYKKVRKVVFTKSIPKSAAGKTLRRELRNFLSSRL; encoded by the exons ATGGCAACGAGCTTGAACTCCCATTTCAGCTTCCAACCCTCAGAATCCAAGACAACTCGTTTTCCTGACTGGTATTCACCAGAAACAGGAATTTATTCCAGCAAGCATTCCTCTATATCCCTCCCCACGGATCATTTTCTTGATATTGtttccttcattttctctcaccAACATGATGGGGTCACTGCTTTGATTGATTCCTCATCTGGGTATTCAATATCTTACGCAAAGCTTTTACCTTTGATCCAGTCAATGGCCTCTGGTCTCCACCACCTGGGTGTTTCTCAAGGTGATGTGGTCTTGCTTTTGTTGCCAAATTCTGTTCACTTCCCCATTATTTTCTTGAGTGTTTTATATTTAGGTGCAATTGTTACCACCATGAATCCACTAACTAGTATGTTGGAGATCAAGAAACAGATTGCTGATTCCAGTGTGCGttttgcttttacactacTTGACAAGGTTGACAAACTTAAGAACTTGGGTGTTCATGCAATTGGGGTACCAGAAAACTTGAACTTGGATTCAGAAAAGActgattttttactttttcataaGCTTATTGGGGGGCAATTTGATAAGGCACCAAGGCCAGTGATTAGGCAGCAAGACACTGCAGCAATAATGTATTCATCAGGTACTACCGGTGTTAGTAAGGGAGTTGTCCTTACACATGGGAATTTTATAGCAATGGTTGAGCTTTTTGTAAGATTTGAGGCCTTACAGTACGAGTATTCAAGTTCAAAGAATGTGTATTTAGCTGTTCTACCAATGTTCCATATTTATGGACTATCACTCTTTGTGGTAGGATTGTTATCACTGGGGACTAGTATTGTTGTCATGAGGAGATTTAATGCCACCGAAATGGTGAAAGTAATTGATAAATATGGAGTTACTCACTTTCCAGTTGTTCCACCTATACTGACAACATTGGCAATGAGAGCCAAGGGTGTTTGTGAAAATAGCTTGAAGAGTTTGAAACAGGTTTCTTGCGGTGCTGCTCCTTTGAGCGGGAAAGCGATAGAGGACTTTGTTCAGGCTCTCCCTCATGTTGATTTCATTCAG GGTTATGGCATGACTGAATCAACTGCAGTAGGAAACCGTGGCTTCAACAATGAAAAACATCATAAATATTCTTCAGTAGGACTTCTAGCTCCAAACATGCAAGCCAAAGTGGTGGATTGGAATTCTGGCTCTTCTCTGCCTCCTGGCAGTCATGGAGAGCTTTGGCTAAGAGGACCTGGAATTATGCAAG GATACTTAAATAATGTTGAGGCCACCAGGATGACAATTGACAAAGACGGTTGGCTACGCACTGGTGACATTGTTTGTTTTGATGAAGATGGGTACATGTATGTATCTGACCGCTTAAAAGAGATTATAAAATACAAGGGCTATCAG ATTGCCCCTGCTGATTTAGAGGCCATCCTGATTTCCCATCCTGAGATACTTGACGCTGCTGTAATTCC AGCCATTGATGAAGAAGCTGGTGAGATTCCTGTGGCATTTGTGGTGAGGAGGCAAGGTAGCACACTGACCCAGGGAGCTGTCATGGACTTCGTGGCTAAGCAG GTTGCACCTTATAAGAAAGTAAGAAAGGTGGTGTTTACAAAATCAATACCAAAGTCTGCTGCAGGGAAGACCCTAAGAAGAGAGCTTAGGAACTTCTTAAGTTCTAGACTTTAA